TATTCGTCAGTTGTCCTCTTAACTCCATATTACATCTTCTACGGATATTATGATAAAAAATACGGATCCTGATTTATATGAAGAACAATCTCAAGGTTTATCGAGCTATGCAGGATTTAACTCAGGAAGAACTCGCCAGGGAATTGGACGTAACCCGACAAACCATCATCGCCATAGAAAAAGAAAAATACGATCCTTCACTGATTTTAGCTTTTAAGATAGCTGAATTCTTCAAAGTGCAGATTGAGAATATTTTTATCTATAAAGGTGATTGAGGTGTCATGTGAGGATGAAAGTCCCTCTGAGAATATTCCTCCTCTTAAAGGTAAAAAACCCTTTCTAATATCGTATTCTTATTCAATATGGGCTGATAATGTGATTGGTATAAAAAATAGAATTAAAAATAGAAGATATTGGACAACTTATCTCAAAAACAGATTATATATTGCTGCCTTTATTCTAGCCCTAGTGGGATGGTTCATATTGTTTGTTTATCTCTTTGGCCCATTTTTTGAAAAAGAACTTCTGGCTTTAGAAGTAACCATAGAATCTCCTTTATTTACATGGGGGTTGCGAATTTTTATCATCGCACTTGCAATTATCTTAATTAAAGGGAAGGAAAGAATACAAATATTCTTTGCCCATAGAAGTATTCAATGGGTGATATATCTTATACTTTCTGTAGGTGCCGTAGAATGGCTGGCTTGGTTTATAAGTCTCTTCTTATAAGTTAAAAAGCCAATATTTAACTTTTAAAAATTATTTGATCTTATTTTTTAACACCAGTGATCTTCTTTATATATCTAGAAATATCCTCTTTTATCAGGATCTTGACTGCAGGAACTTTTTGGTGCCAGTTTTTTAGCTTCTTTAAGTCTCACACCCATTTTTTCCAGAACCGCACGGCTGTCTACTTTAGTATTAACACAGCCATCCCTGAGGAGAGGTACTCCCTGACAGGAGAAGTTGGAGAGTTTCATCATGGCTAGATTAAGGTCCTGGAAGCAAGCCACACCAATAACTGCCTTGAAACTGTTTTGTTCCACTATTTTTGTGAGGAAGGTTGAACCTGGGATTATGAACACCTTGTAACCCATTTCTTCACCTTTGTTTTTTAAAACACCGATCACGCAACGGTTACAGTTTTCACAAACCAGGCCTGATGTGTCCAGTTTCGCTTCGCACTCAGTATTGCGAAGACAGTGAGGTAAAACCAGAATGGTATCTTTAGGTTTAATTTTATTGAAATCCTTTTCATTAACCTTATTTCGAACTTCTACTCCAATGTTGTCCACAATTTTGGCGTCAACACCCACATTCTCAGCGAATTTTTTGAAAAGCCCATAAAACACGTCCATGGTGAAAAGCAGCAGTTTGGGAAATACAAGGCGGTCTTTTTCAATTAGCATGCGACCCAGTATAAGGGTCACTGATAAAAGAATCAGAAGGAGAATTCCAGCCACTAAAACAACTTGGCCAAATATCTGGTAAAATGCGGAAATAGTCATATCAATCATCTAATATTTATCTCTTGTTAGATTTTTTTAGGAAATTTTTTAAGAAATTATCATTCTTGCACTCTTTTTTAGAATGTAATTTGTTTAAGGATTAATTGGGAATATCCTATATCAGGAGACACTGCCTCCTAAATCCATTGTCTATATTTAATCCTGGAAAAAATATGAAATTAAATTAGAATTTTTAGTAACTTATTTTCTATTTATTATGTTATATTAAACTGCTTATTAACTAACCTTCAATTTGTAACATAATAAATTGGAAGGGTTACCGGTGGATAAATGGTGATTATAGTCAATTTCCAGTGATTATAGGTTAATCTAAAATTTTTCTTTTTTAAATTCATTCAAATAGCCATTTATTTCTAATCCACCTTCAATTGCTTTAATTTCCACGCCAGAGAGATCATTACCGGCACATAGTATGTCCTGTTCAGGATGTGTCCCGGGGGTAATGTTACAATCTAGCCGTACCGTTTCCCCACAACTGGCCACCATAGGAAGTCTTTTGGAAGTGGGATGATCAGAAGGTAAGACCACTAAAGGTGTCCCCACGTCCCTTAATAAGAAAATCAATGATTTTATTCCATCTTCACTATGAGGGCTATCTTTTAAAGAAGAAACGGCTATAATATCTTTAGATTCTAAAAAAATAACAATTTCATCTTCATCGGGAGTTCCAATAAATATTTGTCCGTTTTTTGCAAATTTAGCCACTCCCACGGTCCCTGATTTCCCCTTTAAAAAAATTATTTCATTGTACTGAAGGGGAATTTTTACCATGCTTACAGATTCCAACCTGATTAATTATAGTTCTTCCACATTATCTGACTGACATGATGGGCAAACGATTCGCCTACCAATCCCTTTAAACTCGTTATCACAGTCCAAACAACGATATCTCTTGGTTTTAAGTTCTTTCATTTTAATGTCAGCCATTGGTCCGCCTACAGTGCACATTAATATCACCAATCTTGTTATGTTTCTCTATGTATATTTAGTTTTTTGGATTCAGGGATAACTCTGGAAAAAGTATTAAAAATGAGAAATAAGTATTAAAATCCATGATACATATTTATCCTATTAAATCAAATATTAATAACAATTTAAACAGTTCAATATTCAATAAATTTAATTAATAGAACTTATATTCCTGTTGTGATGGTGAGACTATTGAAAAACCTGATTTTCCCATTTTCAGCTATTGTTGGTCAAGAAAGAGTTAAAAAAGCCCTGGTATTAAATGCTATTAATCCATCCATTGGTGGGGTGTTGATTAAGGGGGATAAAGGTACTGGAAAGACCACAGCGGTAAGGGCCCTTGCCGACCTTTTACCTCCGCTAAAGGTTATAAAGGGATGTTCATTTAACTGTGATCCTGATGATCCTGTTTCTTTCTGTGATTCATGTAAAGCTGATGAATCCGGAGAAATCCAATTTGAGGAGAAAAAAATGAGGGTGGTGGAATTGCCCCTAGGAGCCACCGAAGACAGGGTGGTTGGGTCAATCAACATTGAAAAAGCACTTAAAGAGGGAACAAAAGCGTTGGAGCCAGGTATACTTGCGGATGCCAATCGAAATATCTTATATGTTGATGAAATAAATCTGCTGGATGATAACTTGGTTGATGTCCTTTTAGATGCTGCTGCCTACGGAATAAACACGGTGGAGCGCGAGGGTATTTCATTAGCCCACCCTTCCAACTTCATACTGGTGGGAACCATGAACCCTGCCGAAGGAGAACTTCGCCCTCAATTGTCAGATAGGATCGGTCTGCAGATATCGGTTCAGAGTATCATGGATATTGGGGACCGGGTGAAGATCATGGGACGAAGAGAGGCCTTTGAAAATAATCCCAATGCTTTCCGGGAAGAATTCAGTGAATATCAGAATCAGATACTGGAGAATATCATTGAAGCCAGGAAACTCCTCCCTAAGGTTAAGGTTTCACCAGACATGATGAAAGTAATAGCTCAACTCTGTGTTGATATGGGGGTAGATGGTCACCGGGCGGATATTGCCATTTTAAAAACTTCAAAAACCCTTGCAGCATATTACAAGCATGAGGAAGTTGAATCAGTAGATGTGGAAGAAGCCGCAGCTCTGGTTCTGGGCGAGAGGTTCCATAAAAAATCATTGGACGAAGAAAAAATAAAAAAACAAATAAAAAACGCTGAAAATGAGATTTCACAGGAAAATACTGGGGATGATAAAAAAAAGCCCCAAAAAATGAGGAAGGTGAACAAAAAAAGAGGGGAATGAAACTTAAAACTCTTAAAAAAGATGAACAGGATGTTGAACCTCAGGAAGAAGATGTGGATGTGAAAAAACTCCTCAAAATAAAGGGAAAAAAGAAAAAGCGCATCTACGGTAAAAGAATAGATTCCAAGACTGAAAAAGGTCGTTATATTAAAAGTAAACTTCCAAAGGATTATTATGGGGATATAGCCATTGATGCAACGCTTAGAGCAGCTGCTTTAAGTTCTGATGGGGAAATAAGTGTTAAAGGTGAGGATTTACGTCATAAAATTCGTAAACATGGTGCCAGGGCATCTATTGTTATGGTGGTGGATATCAGTGGATCCATGTTCTCCGATAGAAAGGCAAACCGGTTGAAGGGTATATTAAACAGTGTTATTGAGGATACTAACCGTCATCAGGATCGAATAAGTGTTATTGGCTTTAAGGGGGAGGAAGCAGAGATAATTATTCCAACAACCCGTAGGGCTACCTCTTTCCGTGAGCAAGTGGATAATATTAAGGTGGGAGGAACCACTCCTCTGGCTGCCGGGATGAAGAAAGGTTTAGAAATTCTAAAGAAAGAGAAATTAAGGGCAGAATTTGTACCCCTCCTTTTAATACTCTCTGACGGCATGCCTAATGTTGGATTGGAAGGAGGGCCAATGAAAGATGCCATCATGATGGCGGAGAAGATTAAAGAAAAGGAAATACACACTGTGATCATAAACTTTGAAAAATCAGTGCGTTATGGGCATGAAGTGAATATGGAGATTGCCCTGGCCTCAGGGGGACGTTACTATGATCTGGAAGAATTAAAGGATCCTGGTGGGGTTATGGCCAAAATACTGGATTATGAAAGGGAGGAAATTTAATATTTATTTTAGGTCTATTCTTTTTAATTTTCCTTTGGGATGCATTTGTTTTTTTTAAATAAGAAATTAAAGGTTAAAAAGAAGAATAATATTTGGTTTCAAAGAACAATTGTTTACAATTCTGGTTAAACAATTCTAAATGTCTTTAAAATCTGGTTATATGCTTCTTCGGTCTGATTCAATGAGGAAGGAAGGCATATGTACTCAACAGTGTAGTAGTAGTTATTTTTTTCAATAACTGTTGTTTTCTGGGCTATGTTGGGACTGTAACTTCCTATCTGGATGGCTGTAAGATTAGATACTCCCACAGAAACTTGTGACGAATTGCTGGTATTGGTTACCAAGGATGTTGCATTGGGTGTGTTAATTAAACCCTGAGATTTTGGTCGCATGTTCAGTATAATAAAAGCAGGTTGATCTTGTCCATTGGTACCGGGGAAACTGGATTTTAATGTAACCTCTGAATAAAAGGTATCATTACTGAAATTTCCAATAACATGGTCTTGACTCCAGGCACGGGGGTATTCAAAGTACAACTGACCATTCTGGAAGCTGTTATTTCCAGATAGACTCATGGCAATAATAAAAGCCAATAATATCACCAGTATAACCACACCTGCCATTATAATATTTTTTCGTTCCATGTTATCCCCTATCCCTTTATAAACACATGATTCTTCTATACTTTCCTAAATACTAATTATTTATTTTGTGTTTTAAGTTGGAAATACCTTTGGGATGAAACAGGTAACATCCTTTAACATAAACTAAAATAGGATTAACAACATATATTACATAGAATTAGTGGATTGGGGTTTTGATTGGAAGATAATTAAAAAAAATCGGTTAAGGGATTAAATCTGGAGATTACTGGTTCATTAATAGTTGAAAGTCATTGATCTGCGGATAATTATAAATCAACTGGTTGTAATCTGGGCGGTGGTTTTTTTTGGTAAGAAAAAAAATTCTCCTGGTGGAAGATGATGGGATAGAAGCCATGGATATTAAGCGCACCCTGGAATCTTTTGATTATGAAGTTCCATATGTTGCTTCTAGTGGTGGGGAAGCCATAAAAAAAGCTTTAGAAATACAGCCTGATCTTATTTTGATGGATATAGTTCTCAAAGGGGAAATTAATGGTATCGATGCTGCGCATAAAATAAAAGAATTATCAATACCATTGATTTATTTAACTGCTCATTCTGAGGATTCAACAGTACAAAAAGCTAAATTCACCGAGCCTTATGGATATATCATAAAGCCATATGATTCTTCTGAACTCAAGTATGCAATAGAACTCGCTCTTTATAAAAGTAAGATGGAAAAAAGGTTAAAAGAAAGTGAAATGCGTTATAGGTTTATTGTTGAGGCTGCTAATGAAGGCATATGGAGTATGGGTGCTGATTTTAATACCACTTATGTTAACCAAAAAATGGCGGAAATGCTGGGCTATAATGCAGAAGAAATGCTGGGAAAACCTGTAACATCATTCATGTTTGAAGAAGATATCCCTGACCATGAAGAACATATAAAATCACGTCTTGAAGGAGTTTCTGAGAATTATGAACGACGATTAAAGCATAAAGATGGTTCAGAAGTTTTCACACTAGTCGCGGCCACTGTTTTGAAGGATATTAATGGGAATTTTAATGGTTCGTTTGGAATGTTCACCGACATCACCCATCGCAAGGAAATGGAAAAACAGCTTAACGATAGTACAAGTCAATTATTTCACATAATTGATAATTCTCCCATTTTACAGTTTGTAATTGATAAAAATCACCGTGTTCTTTACTGGAACCAAGCCATGGCATCTTACAGTGGAATTTCTCCTGAAGAAATTATCGGCACCGACCAGCACTGGAAGGCATTTTACAATGGTAAAAGACCTTGTTTGGCCGATTTAATATTGGATGGGGATATTTTACCCGTTGAAAAATGGTATTCTGGGAAATATAAAGAATCAGAATATTTAAAAGGAGTATATGAAGTTGAAGATTATTTCCCATCCATGGGAGAAACTGGGAAATGGTTGCATTTCACTGCTGCACCTATAAAAGATTCTGAGGGAAAAATAATTTGGGTTTTGGAAACATTAGAAGATATTACTGAACGTAAAAAGGCGGAATATGCATTAAGGGAAAGTGAAGAAAAGTTCCGAGTGTTGGCTGAGAATGCCCCGGTATCAATTGTTGTTTATCAGGATGATAAAACAGTATATGTCAATGACTATGCTGCTAAAATAAGCGGATACAGTAAAGAAGAATTATATGTCATGAATTTTTGGGATGCTTTCCATCCTGATGACCAGAAATTAATAAAGCGTAGAGGGAAGGCTAGATTACGGGGAGCAGAAGTATCTAAAAAATATGAGGTTAGATATATCACTAAATCTGGTGAACTACGTTATATTGTTCTCTCCGCAGGAAAAATCATATATGGGGGAAAACCTGCAGTTTTAGCTATTTTGGTGGATATTACTGAGCACAAAATAGTTGAAAATAGGCTTAAAAAGAGTGAAGAATGTTTGATGATGGGTATGGGTATGGCAAAACTGGTTTACTGGGAATATGACATTAAAAATGACCTATTTACTTTTGACGACCAGTTTTACTCCCTTTACGGCACCAGCACGAAGCAGGAGGGTGGTAACAAAATGTCCTCCCAGGAATATGCCAATCGTTTTGTTCCTACTGAAGAACGTGCTCTGGTGGGAGAAGAAGTGGCCAAAGCTCTGGAAACAGATGATCCTAACTACTCCAGCGCCATCCAACACAGTATAATACGTTCTGATGGAGAAAGAAGATTCATAATAGTCCGTATAAGAATGTTACTTGATGATAATGGTCAAAAAATCGGAACTAGGGGTGTTAATCAAGATATCACTGAACTTATACTGGCAGAGGAAAAATTGGCTAGATCTGAAAGTAAATATCGGGCTATATTTGATAATATTAAAAGTGCAGTGGCAGTTTATAACGCTATTGATGGTGGTTCCGACTTTGTCTTTAAAGATTTTAATCATGCTGCAGAAGAAATTGAAAAAATCAAGATGGAAAATGTTGTGGGTAAAAAAGTTACCGAAGTTTTCCCTGCAGTTGTTGAATTTGGGCTTATGGAAGTCTTCAAAAGGGTATGGGAGACAGGAAAACCAGAAAAACACCCTGTTTCCATTTATAAGGATGAAAGAATTGGGGGATGGAGGGAAAACTACGTATACAAACTGCCCTCTGATGACATTGTGGCAGTTTATGATGATTTGACTGAAATTAAACAGTACGAAGAGGAACTCGAGCAAAACCAGAATCGTTTAAGGAGTTTAGTAAGGATACTTCAGTACCGGGCAGAATCTGTGCAGGACTTCCTGGACTATGCAGTGGAAGAGGCAATAGGATTGACTGGGAGTAAAATTGGATATATCTACCACTACCATGAAGAAAGGGAGGAATTTATTCTTAACACCTGGTCTAAGGATGTAATGGATGAGTGCAGCATCACGGATCAACCAACAGTATATAAACTGGAAAAAACTGGTATTTGGGGAGAAGCAGTGCGCCAAAGAAAACCCATCATGTTAAACGATTTTCAGGCCGAAAATCCTCTTAAAAAGGGTTACCCTAAAGGTCATGCTCCTATACATAAATTCATGACTCTACCATTATTCGCTGGTGGTAAAATTGTTGCCGTGGTAGGGATGGCCAATAAAGAGACAAATTATACAGAAACGGATATACTACAACTGGAACTATTAATGGATGGGGTCTGGAAGGTCGTGGATACGCAAAGAGCTGAAGAAGCTTTAAAAAAGTCTGAAATTAGGTATAGAGCTATTTTTGAGAATACTGGCACTGCTACTGCAATCAGTGAAGATAATACTATTCTATCCCTAGTAAATGAAGAATTTGCTAATCTCACCGGATTTTCAAAGAAAGAAATTGAAAATAAAATGACATGGGTCCATTTTTTTGTAGAAGAAGAAATACCTCGAATGAAAGAATACCATAAACTCCGCAGAGTCGACCCCAACGCGGTTCCCCGAAATTACGAGACTGTTTTCAAGGATAGGTGGGGAAATACCAAGGAAGTGTACATGAGTGTGGCTATGTTACCGGATACCAAAAAGAGTCTGGTTTCAGTCCTGGATATAACTGAAAAAAAAGAGTCACGGAAAAAATTAAGACAGGAATTAAAAATCAATCAATCTCTGGCTAATGTATATGTTCCAT
This DNA window, taken from Methanobacterium subterraneum, encodes the following:
- a CDS encoding helix-turn-helix transcriptional regulator, whose translation is MKNNLKVYRAMQDLTQEELARELDVTRQTIIAIEKEKYDPSLILAFKIAEFFKVQIENIFIYKGD
- a CDS encoding DUF116 domain-containing protein — protein: MTISAFYQIFGQVVLVAGILLLILLSVTLILGRMLIEKDRLVFPKLLLFTMDVFYGLFKKFAENVGVDAKIVDNIGVEVRNKVNEKDFNKIKPKDTILVLPHCLRNTECEAKLDTSGLVCENCNRCVIGVLKNKGEEMGYKVFIIPGSTFLTKIVEQNSFKAVIGVACFQDLNLAMMKLSNFSCQGVPLLRDGCVNTKVDSRAVLEKMGVRLKEAKKLAPKSSCSQDPDKRGYF
- a CDS encoding ATP-binding protein translates to MRLLKNLIFPFSAIVGQERVKKALVLNAINPSIGGVLIKGDKGTGKTTAVRALADLLPPLKVIKGCSFNCDPDDPVSFCDSCKADESGEIQFEEKKMRVVELPLGATEDRVVGSINIEKALKEGTKALEPGILADANRNILYVDEINLLDDNLVDVLLDAAAYGINTVEREGISLAHPSNFILVGTMNPAEGELRPQLSDRIGLQISVQSIMDIGDRVKIMGRREAFENNPNAFREEFSEYQNQILENIIEARKLLPKVKVSPDMMKVIAQLCVDMGVDGHRADIAILKTSKTLAAYYKHEEVESVDVEEAAALVLGERFHKKSLDEEKIKKQIKNAENEISQENTGDDKKKPQKMRKVNKKRGE
- a CDS encoding hydrogenase maturation nickel metallochaperone HypA; the encoded protein is MCTVGGPMADIKMKELKTKRYRCLDCDNEFKGIGRRIVCPSCQSDNVEEL
- a CDS encoding vWA domain-containing protein; this encodes MKLKTLKKDEQDVEPQEEDVDVKKLLKIKGKKKKRIYGKRIDSKTEKGRYIKSKLPKDYYGDIAIDATLRAAALSSDGEISVKGEDLRHKIRKHGARASIVMVVDISGSMFSDRKANRLKGILNSVIEDTNRHQDRISVIGFKGEEAEIIIPTTRRATSFREQVDNIKVGGTTPLAAGMKKGLEILKKEKLRAEFVPLLLILSDGMPNVGLEGGPMKDAIMMAEKIKEKEIHTVIINFEKSVRYGHEVNMEIALASGGRYYDLEELKDPGGVMAKILDYEREEI
- a CDS encoding PAS domain S-box protein, giving the protein MVRKKILLVEDDGIEAMDIKRTLESFDYEVPYVASSGGEAIKKALEIQPDLILMDIVLKGEINGIDAAHKIKELSIPLIYLTAHSEDSTVQKAKFTEPYGYIIKPYDSSELKYAIELALYKSKMEKRLKESEMRYRFIVEAANEGIWSMGADFNTTYVNQKMAEMLGYNAEEMLGKPVTSFMFEEDIPDHEEHIKSRLEGVSENYERRLKHKDGSEVFTLVAATVLKDINGNFNGSFGMFTDITHRKEMEKQLNDSTSQLFHIIDNSPILQFVIDKNHRVLYWNQAMASYSGISPEEIIGTDQHWKAFYNGKRPCLADLILDGDILPVEKWYSGKYKESEYLKGVYEVEDYFPSMGETGKWLHFTAAPIKDSEGKIIWVLETLEDITERKKAEYALRESEEKFRVLAENAPVSIVVYQDDKTVYVNDYAAKISGYSKEELYVMNFWDAFHPDDQKLIKRRGKARLRGAEVSKKYEVRYITKSGELRYIVLSAGKIIYGGKPAVLAILVDITEHKIVENRLKKSEECLMMGMGMAKLVYWEYDIKNDLFTFDDQFYSLYGTSTKQEGGNKMSSQEYANRFVPTEERALVGEEVAKALETDDPNYSSAIQHSIIRSDGERRFIIVRIRMLLDDNGQKIGTRGVNQDITELILAEEKLARSESKYRAIFDNIKSAVAVYNAIDGGSDFVFKDFNHAAEEIEKIKMENVVGKKVTEVFPAVVEFGLMEVFKRVWETGKPEKHPVSIYKDERIGGWRENYVYKLPSDDIVAVYDDLTEIKQYEEELEQNQNRLRSLVRILQYRAESVQDFLDYAVEEAIGLTGSKIGYIYHYHEEREEFILNTWSKDVMDECSITDQPTVYKLEKTGIWGEAVRQRKPIMLNDFQAENPLKKGYPKGHAPIHKFMTLPLFAGGKIVAVVGMANKETNYTETDILQLELLMDGVWKVVDTQRAEEALKKSEIRYRAIFENTGTATAISEDNTILSLVNEEFANLTGFSKKEIENKMTWVHFFVEEEIPRMKEYHKLRRVDPNAVPRNYETVFKDRWGNTKEVYMSVAMLPDTKKSLVSVLDITEKKESRKKLRQELKINQSLANVYVPLISPLTTIQDISIVILKEVLSLTGSEHGFVATIDPENQDLLNQTLTRMMHGCEVYADGEIPEEIRFHVGVDGKYPGLWGHCLNIKEAFYTNNAQKHPSSKGAPSGHVKIDKFLAVPVFIDDEPMGEIALANPLKKDYSKHDLKAVKRIADFFALAIQRKGYEEQINRSLDEKDLLLREIHHRVKNNMQIISSILNLQSFTVTDPELLDILKQNQNRIKSMAMIHEKLYQSPNLLQIDFSDYLNSLTADLVYTYLIKDRGIEIDFRPGERYHVKY